In the Aythya fuligula isolate bAytFul2 chromosome 8, bAytFul2.pri, whole genome shotgun sequence genome, one interval contains:
- the EXTL2 gene encoding exostosin-like 2 isoform X2 has protein sequence MRCLHFCKLPGRVMGIRLLRFTSVVIIVLLLVAGALTALLPNIKDDKMPNLRREPKAQSQPTLDSFTLIMQTYNRTDLLLKLLNHYQAIPHLHKVIVVWNNIGEKVPEEMWNSLGPHPVPVVFKVQAVNRMRNRLQNFPELETKALSRRSTTISPVCFKWKKPTNVALQT, from the exons ATGAG GTGTTTGCACTTCTGTAAACTTCCAGGACGAGTTATGGGCATCCGCCTACTACGCTTCACTTCCGTGGTGATCATTGTCTTGCTTCTTGTGGCGGGTGCTTTAACAGCTTTGCTTCCCAATATCAAAGATGACAAAATGCCCAATTTGCGGAGGGAACCAAAAGCCCAGAGTCAGCCTACCTTGGATTCGTTTACTCTTATTATGCAGACATACAATAGAACTGACTTACTGCTAAAGCTTTTAAATCATTATCAAGCCATCCCCCATTTGCATAAGGTGATTGTTGTGTGGAACAACATTGGTGAGAAGGTACCAGAGGAAATGTGGAATTCCTTGGGTCCTCATCCTGTCCCTGTTGTCTTTAAAGTTCAAGCTGTAAATCGTATGAGGAACAGACTCCAGAATTTCCCCGAGCTGGAAACAAAAG CTCTTTCCAGGAGAAGCACAACAATAAGTCCTGTTTGTTTCAAGTGGAAAAAACCCACAAATGTTGCATTACAGACCTGA
- the EXTL2 gene encoding exostosin-like 2 isoform X1 produces the protein MRCLHFCKLPGRVMGIRLLRFTSVVIIVLLLVAGALTALLPNIKDDKMPNLRREPKAQSQPTLDSFTLIMQTYNRTDLLLKLLNHYQAIPHLHKVIVVWNNIGEKVPEEMWNSLGPHPVPVVFKVQAVNRMRNRLQNFPELETKAVLMMDDDTLVSAHDLAFAFSVWQQFPEHIVGFVPRKHISTPSGVYSYGSFELQNPGFGNGDQYSMVLIGAAFFHSGYLEDFQRQPEAVYALIDETQNCDDIAMNFLVARHTGKPSGVFVKPVDIRNLEKDTNSGYSGMWHRAEHLLQRSYCVNKLVNIYDGMPLKYSNIMISQFGFPNYANHKNKM, from the exons ATGAG GTGTTTGCACTTCTGTAAACTTCCAGGACGAGTTATGGGCATCCGCCTACTACGCTTCACTTCCGTGGTGATCATTGTCTTGCTTCTTGTGGCGGGTGCTTTAACAGCTTTGCTTCCCAATATCAAAGATGACAAAATGCCCAATTTGCGGAGGGAACCAAAAGCCCAGAGTCAGCCTACCTTGGATTCGTTTACTCTTATTATGCAGACATACAATAGAACTGACTTACTGCTAAAGCTTTTAAATCATTATCAAGCCATCCCCCATTTGCATAAGGTGATTGTTGTGTGGAACAACATTGGTGAGAAGGTACCAGAGGAAATGTGGAATTCCTTGGGTCCTCATCCTGTCCCTGTTGTCTTTAAAGTTCAAGCTGTAAATCGTATGAGGAACAGACTCCAGAATTTCCCCGAGCTGGAAACAAAAG ctgTTTTAATGATGGATGACGATACACTAGTCAGTGCTCATGACcttgcttttgccttttctgtttggCAG CAATTTCCAGAGCATATAGTGGGATTTGTTCCTAGAAAGCACATTTCTACTCCTTCAGGTGTGTACAGTTACGGCAGCTTTGAATTGCAGAACCCTGGATTTGGAAATGGAGATCAATATTCTATGGTTCTTAttggtgcagcattttttcatAGTGGGTATTTAGAAGACTTTCAAAGACAGCCAGAAGCTGTTTATGCCTTAATAGATGAAACTCAAAATTGTGATGATATTGCCATGAATTTTCTGGTAGCAAGGCATACAGGGAAGCCTTCGGGAGTGTTTGTGAAGCCTGTTGATAtaagaaatttagaaaaagacaCTAACAGCGGCTACTCCGGAATGTGGCACCGAGCAGAGCATTTGTTACAGAGATCTTACTGTGTAAATAAACTGGTAAATATTTATGATGGCATGCCTTTAAAATACTCTAATATCATGATTTCTCAGTTTGGTTTTCCTAACTATGCcaatcacaaaaataaaatgtaa